In one window of Candidatus Scalindua sp. DNA:
- the pruA gene encoding L-glutamate gamma-semialdehyde dehydrogenase codes for MSNAKFNLNLPVNEAIKSYAPNTPERRTIKAKLSELRNHQREIPLIIGGKEIKTGNTGKCILPHDHGTVIGSYHKAGRNEIQMAIEASRKASREWATMEWQDRASIFLKAAELLSSSWRPLLNASTMLNQSKNVFQAEVDSACELIDFLRFNPFYAMQIYENQPPISSTGTWNRLEYRPLEGFIFASTPFNFTSIAANLASAPAIMGNVVLWKPASNAVYSSYLVMKLFEEAGIPDGVINFIPGHGEEIGPVILNSPDLAGIHFTGSTCTFQNIWQSVGNNIRNYKSYPRIVGETGGKDFVFAHCDTGIEELGTALIRGAFEYQGQKCSAASRAYIPCSIWPELRDFIHSELKTVRMGDVEDFGNFVNAVIDRAAFDKIAQYIEYMKTTNETEILCGGHYDSSTGYFIEPTVAVTTNPHSRTMEEEIFGPILTVYLYEENTFEETLHLCDKTSPYGLTGSIFSRSREAITIAEKILVNAAGNFYINDKPSGAVVGQQPFGGSRASGTDDKAGSILNMIRWVTPRTIKETFTPPADYRYPFMAPE; via the coding sequence ATGTCAAATGCGAAATTCAACCTCAACCTGCCCGTCAATGAAGCGATAAAGAGCTACGCCCCCAACACACCGGAACGTCGAACCATAAAGGCAAAGTTAAGCGAATTGAGAAACCATCAGAGAGAAATTCCCCTTATTATTGGGGGAAAAGAGATAAAAACGGGAAATACAGGGAAATGCATCCTACCTCATGATCATGGAACGGTCATAGGTAGTTACCATAAAGCAGGCAGAAACGAAATACAAATGGCTATTGAGGCCTCCCGTAAAGCATCCCGGGAATGGGCTACGATGGAGTGGCAAGACCGGGCTTCAATCTTTCTGAAAGCTGCAGAACTCCTCTCTTCCTCATGGCGCCCGTTGTTAAACGCCTCAACCATGCTGAACCAAAGCAAGAATGTCTTCCAGGCAGAAGTGGATTCCGCATGCGAACTAATTGATTTTCTTCGATTCAACCCCTTTTATGCAATGCAGATCTATGAAAACCAGCCTCCAATCTCATCAACAGGAACCTGGAACAGATTAGAATATCGGCCATTGGAGGGGTTCATTTTTGCCTCAACCCCTTTCAATTTCACCTCTATTGCCGCAAACCTTGCATCCGCTCCAGCCATTATGGGCAATGTTGTCTTGTGGAAACCCGCTTCAAACGCCGTCTATTCATCATATCTTGTTATGAAGCTTTTCGAGGAAGCTGGCATACCGGATGGTGTCATAAACTTTATCCCCGGACATGGAGAAGAGATCGGCCCTGTCATTTTAAACTCTCCTGACCTTGCAGGCATCCACTTTACCGGAAGTACCTGCACCTTTCAAAATATATGGCAATCCGTCGGAAACAACATCAGAAATTACAAAAGTTATCCCCGCATAGTAGGTGAAACTGGCGGTAAGGATTTTGTTTTTGCTCACTGTGATACGGGCATCGAGGAGTTGGGTACCGCCCTGATACGAGGTGCGTTTGAATATCAGGGACAGAAATGCTCCGCAGCATCTCGTGCCTATATCCCTTGTAGTATATGGCCGGAATTAAGGGACTTCATTCACTCAGAACTAAAAACTGTAAGGATGGGAGATGTAGAGGATTTCGGTAACTTTGTTAATGCCGTAATAGACAGGGCAGCTTTTGATAAAATTGCACAATACATTGAATACATGAAAACCACTAATGAGACCGAAATTCTCTGTGGAGGGCACTATGATAGCAGTACGGGATATTTTATTGAACCTACTGTAGCAGTTACAACCAATCCCCATTCCCGTACAATGGAAGAGGAGATATTCGGCCCGATACTCACCGTTTACCTGTATGAGGAGAATACCTTTGAAGAGACTCTGCATCTGTGCGACAAAACATCTCCTTATGGGTTAACAGGATCGATTTTTTCTCGCAGCAGGGAGGCAATTACCATTGCAGAAAAGATTCTCGTGAATGCTGCAGGGAATTTTTATATAAACGATAAACCTTCCGGAGCGGTGGTTGGACAGCAGCCATTCGGAGGAAGCAGAGCAAGCGGAACTGATGATAAAGCAGGCAGTATCCTGAATATGATCCGGTGGGTAACCCCCAGAACTATTAAAGAAACCTTTACACCTCCGGCAGATTACCGATATCCATTTATGGCCCCGGAATAG
- a CDS encoding AAA family ATPase, translating to MVKIKTINISGIRGIKNPLSLNLKSGSIMIFGENGSGKSSLTDAIEWYYSDSVKHLVSEETGLTKGRGSLRNLFIPDSEDAFISIQCSNKKLNATKTIDSSLKASASNTTEDFNDYLIATQSENLILRYSDLVEFIIASKTDKLKKLQNIIGFSAVADVRDLLKKSAEKIERTIKSANYDNQKNSQQSVVLENLGQNAYTDDQLFAGVNQLIKPLQIKKDIRLHKDIQDVLNAIETKEDITLLAQVSFYKKVGENLTEIIGNIDSIHSSYKAYYTIYTELQKDPGNIQKLQLLSLLKEGQSILKNDVVKDDYCPLCQQVKSKIELIRELNERIKELEELEEEKSKLEEWRQKVTDILRANINIIEGLLKEKCFKEEPYATLLENIQQVKTFLNVFSDELKKELIAQDLIQELSRIRIDKKVLSGIARQVKGMAKTLTEKKKFNIKFQIYTKLFHAVTAYNQYKSIKRKQEILTKQQVTFQVLFADFIKRQEKALNVFLKMFSTNIDEYYTTMNPNEGIKDIKLVPIKNRDDDMVGITIESFFFSETKTPPSAYLSESHINYLGLSFFLASVKAFNKQNKFFVLDDVISSFDRPHRSRFAKLLTDKFGDYQILLLTHEKEFSELVSSVVKSKGWLIQDFKWSRENGVGVENATTDIKDRILRKFENKDIDGLGNDIRVYTEKVMKEIAYNIEARVAFKYNGINEKRMASELLDAVHRQISKKGNGLKDKANIQKLKGMSMFLANITSHDNEFSESIGDLAAIWEDVENTVQTFYCDEKKCKKFISIKYFDNVESKIRCGCGKLTYDWKK from the coding sequence ATGGTAAAGATTAAAACAATCAACATCAGTGGAATCAGGGGTATTAAAAACCCTTTGTCGCTAAACCTGAAGAGCGGGTCGATTATGATTTTTGGCGAGAATGGGTCGGGAAAAAGCTCTCTGACTGATGCAATTGAATGGTACTATTCAGATAGTGTAAAGCATTTGGTCAGTGAAGAAACAGGATTAACCAAAGGAAGAGGATCGTTGCGTAATCTATTCATTCCAGATAGTGAAGACGCCTTCATCAGTATTCAGTGTTCCAACAAAAAATTGAATGCAACAAAAACTATTGACAGTTCATTGAAGGCTTCCGCCTCCAATACAACAGAAGATTTCAATGATTATTTGATTGCAACTCAATCTGAAAACCTAATTCTACGCTACAGCGATTTGGTAGAGTTCATTATTGCCTCCAAGACTGATAAGCTCAAGAAACTCCAAAACATTATTGGTTTTTCTGCTGTTGCTGATGTCCGTGATCTTCTCAAAAAGTCTGCTGAAAAAATCGAGCGCACCATCAAATCGGCCAACTATGATAATCAAAAAAACTCTCAACAATCTGTTGTACTTGAAAATCTCGGGCAAAATGCCTACACTGATGACCAACTTTTTGCAGGAGTAAATCAGCTAATAAAACCGTTGCAGATTAAAAAAGACATAAGATTGCATAAAGATATCCAGGATGTTCTAAATGCGATTGAAACGAAAGAAGATATAACTCTTTTAGCGCAGGTCAGTTTCTATAAAAAGGTTGGAGAAAACTTAACGGAAATTATCGGGAATATTGACAGTATACACTCAAGCTATAAAGCTTATTACACAATCTACACCGAACTGCAAAAAGACCCTGGAAATATTCAGAAACTACAACTCCTCTCTTTATTGAAAGAAGGACAGAGCATTTTGAAAAATGATGTTGTGAAGGATGATTACTGTCCACTCTGCCAACAAGTAAAGAGCAAAATTGAATTGATTAGAGAATTAAATGAAAGGATTAAAGAATTAGAGGAACTAGAAGAAGAGAAGAGCAAGTTAGAAGAATGGAGACAGAAAGTAACAGATATTCTGCGAGCCAACATCAATATTATTGAAGGACTACTCAAAGAGAAATGTTTCAAAGAGGAGCCGTATGCCACACTTCTTGAGAATATTCAGCAAGTTAAAACCTTCCTGAATGTATTTTCAGATGAACTAAAAAAGGAATTAATAGCTCAAGACCTAATTCAGGAGCTGAGCAGAATACGGATTGATAAGAAAGTATTATCTGGAATTGCCAGGCAAGTGAAAGGCATGGCAAAAACGCTCACGGAAAAGAAGAAATTCAATATAAAATTTCAAATCTACACCAAGCTATTTCATGCAGTCACCGCTTACAATCAATATAAAAGCATTAAAAGAAAACAAGAAATATTAACTAAACAACAAGTGACATTCCAGGTGCTTTTTGCCGATTTTATTAAAAGACAGGAAAAAGCTTTAAATGTGTTTCTGAAGATGTTTTCAACAAACATTGATGAATATTACACTACCATGAACCCCAATGAGGGAATAAAGGATATTAAGCTTGTGCCTATCAAGAACAGGGACGATGACATGGTAGGAATAACAATTGAGAGTTTCTTCTTTAGTGAGACCAAAACGCCACCAAGCGCTTATTTGAGTGAAAGCCATATCAATTATCTTGGCCTTTCGTTCTTTTTAGCTTCTGTAAAAGCATTCAATAAGCAGAATAAGTTTTTTGTTCTTGACGATGTGATTTCAAGTTTCGACAGGCCACACAGATCAAGGTTTGCAAAATTGCTGACTGATAAGTTCGGCGACTACCAGATTCTGTTACTTACACACGAGAAAGAATTCTCTGAATTAGTGTCCAGTGTTGTTAAGAGCAAAGGATGGCTAATTCAAGACTTTAAATGGTCACGTGAGAATGGGGTAGGAGTTGAAAACGCTACAACTGACATTAAAGACCGTATTCTCAGGAAATTTGAGAATAAAGACATAGACGGTCTTGGTAATGATATCAGAGTTTATACTGAAAAGGTAATGAAAGAAATCGCATACAACATAGAGGCCAGAGTGGCTTTTAAGTATAACGGAATCAATGAAAAGAGAATGGCCTCTGAACTATTAGATGCTGTTCATAGACAGATTTCAAAGAAGGGAAATGGTTTAAAGGATAAGGCCAACATCCAGAAACTCAAGGGAATGTCAATGTTCCTTGCCAATATCACGTCTCATGATAATGAGTTTTCTGAAAGCATTGGGGACTTAGCAGCAATATGGGAAGATGTTGAGAATACTGTTCAGACCTTTTACTGCGATGAGAAAAAATGTAAGAAGTTTATTTCAATCAAGTATTTTGATAATGTGGAAAGCAAAATCCGGTGTGGGTGTGGTAAGTTGACCTACGATTGGAAGAAGTAA
- the leuD gene encoding 3-isopropylmalate dehydratase small subunit: MKGKTWKYGDNVNTDEIIPARYLNTTDLKELSSHCMEDIDPDFVNKAKKGDILVAGENFGCGSSREHAPLSIKFFGISCIIAKSFARIFFRNAINIGLPIFESKDAADEIKEGDVVSIDLDLSRIVDLTTDKEYAFTPFPDEMKDIIEAGGLMEYVRSNRFRR; encoded by the coding sequence ATGAAGGGAAAAACGTGGAAATATGGGGATAATGTTAATACCGATGAGATTATTCCTGCCAGATATTTAAACACAACTGATTTAAAAGAACTCTCATCACACTGCATGGAGGATATTGACCCTGATTTCGTTAATAAGGCGAAGAAAGGTGATATTCTGGTGGCTGGGGAGAACTTCGGATGTGGTTCATCAAGGGAACATGCACCATTGTCTATCAAGTTTTTTGGAATCTCTTGTATCATAGCAAAGAGTTTTGCGAGAATTTTTTTTAGAAATGCAATTAATATCGGTTTGCCAATTTTTGAGAGCAAAGATGCGGCTGATGAGATAAAGGAGGGTGATGTGGTTTCTATCGATCTTGATTTAAGCAGGATCGTTGACCTGACAACTGATAAGGAGTATGCTTTTACCCCCTTTCCGGATGAAATGAAAGACATTATTGAAGCTGGTGGGTTGATGGAGTATGTAAGGTCGAATCGGTTTAGGAGGTAA
- the shc gene encoding squalene--hopene cyclase has translation MTNLLFDFIEKIDKVSYRFLNGRNGGVVPNVNPTKLCFGKTLQKTAVQISSDSKLHTAIKKAQDHLLKKQDKKEGFWVGELEGDAALTAEYIMLMHFIQRVDKKKQEKAARFLLRTQQEDGGWNIYYKGPCEISVTVKCYFALKLAGYSQEDLFMKKARKCILEMGGITKSNTFTKIYLAIFGQYDWQGIPALPIEIILLPNSFYFNIYEMSYWSRCIVVPLGIVMAMKPRHNIGGEAALDELYVLQKNKVSYRLERDKGTLSLKNIFITLDSILRRYEKSPFVLLRKLAIEKAEKWLLQHFEKSGGLGAIWPAMVNSVMAMKCLGYKDEHPAVKKALLEIEKLEVHDDDSLHMQPCVSPVWDTPWSILALSESGLPHDHPALIRAGDWLLGKEVRSFGDWSLKNPVKEPSGWYFQHANEFYPDNDDTTIVLMALQRIDFSDTVKKRDAILRGFKWFLGMQCNDGGWGSFDQNNNKAILNHIPFADWNALLDPSTSDITARALDVMGRLGYDVSFPPAKKAIDFLKNEQEEDGSWFGRWGVNYIYGTWSVLSGLYSIREDMTKDFVKKAALWLKNVQNGDGGWGETCKSYGNTSLKAIGQSTVSQTSWAILGLLCTEERNSESVEKGIQYLLDNQKEDGTWDEEEFTGTGFPKVFYLRYHMYRCYFPLLALGKYRNMVK, from the coding sequence ATGACAAATCTTTTATTTGATTTTATCGAGAAAATAGACAAGGTTAGTTACAGATTTCTGAATGGCAGAAATGGGGGGGTGGTACCCAATGTGAACCCTACTAAACTTTGCTTTGGAAAAACATTACAGAAGACAGCTGTTCAGATTTCCAGTGATTCCAAGTTACATACAGCCATTAAAAAAGCTCAGGATCATTTACTCAAAAAACAAGATAAGAAAGAAGGGTTTTGGGTTGGTGAACTGGAAGGAGACGCTGCTTTAACTGCTGAGTACATAATGCTCATGCATTTTATACAACGGGTCGACAAGAAGAAACAGGAAAAAGCGGCTCGGTTTTTATTAAGAACACAGCAAGAAGATGGCGGATGGAATATCTATTATAAAGGTCCCTGTGAAATAAGCGTGACGGTTAAGTGCTACTTTGCATTAAAATTAGCCGGGTATTCTCAAGAAGATTTATTTATGAAAAAGGCGAGGAAATGTATCCTTGAAATGGGCGGAATCACGAAATCAAATACTTTTACAAAGATTTATCTCGCAATTTTCGGGCAATATGATTGGCAGGGGATACCGGCCTTACCGATAGAAATAATCTTGTTGCCCAATTCGTTTTATTTTAACATTTATGAGATGTCTTACTGGTCAAGATGCATTGTCGTTCCTTTGGGAATAGTAATGGCAATGAAACCAAGACACAACATTGGTGGCGAAGCTGCGTTAGACGAGTTATATGTATTACAAAAGAACAAGGTGAGTTATCGGCTTGAACGGGATAAGGGTACCCTTTCTTTAAAGAATATTTTCATTACTTTGGACTCGATACTTAGACGTTATGAAAAGAGCCCTTTTGTTCTTTTAAGGAAACTTGCCATAGAGAAGGCGGAAAAGTGGCTGTTACAGCATTTTGAGAAATCAGGAGGTTTGGGTGCAATCTGGCCTGCTATGGTTAATTCTGTAATGGCCATGAAATGTCTTGGATATAAAGATGAACATCCTGCAGTAAAAAAGGCGTTGCTTGAAATTGAAAAATTAGAAGTTCATGACGATGATTCTTTGCATATGCAACCCTGTGTGTCTCCTGTGTGGGATACACCATGGTCAATTTTAGCACTGTCAGAGTCGGGTTTACCGCACGACCACCCAGCACTGATACGTGCAGGAGACTGGCTTTTGGGAAAAGAGGTAAGAAGTTTTGGGGACTGGAGCCTGAAGAACCCTGTTAAGGAACCAAGTGGCTGGTATTTTCAGCATGCAAATGAATTTTATCCTGACAATGACGATACCACAATTGTATTAATGGCGTTACAGCGCATTGATTTCTCTGATACGGTGAAGAAAAGAGACGCGATTCTCAGGGGGTTTAAATGGTTTCTGGGTATGCAATGTAATGATGGAGGGTGGGGATCTTTTGATCAAAATAATAATAAGGCTATCCTGAATCACATCCCTTTTGCCGACTGGAATGCATTGCTTGATCCAAGTACCAGTGACATCACCGCCCGTGCGCTTGATGTTATGGGGAGATTGGGGTACGATGTAAGTTTTCCGCCGGCCAAAAAGGCTATTGATTTTCTGAAAAATGAACAGGAGGAAGACGGTTCCTGGTTTGGGCGCTGGGGGGTGAACTATATTTATGGTACCTGGTCTGTTTTGTCAGGACTCTATTCAATCAGAGAAGACATGACGAAAGACTTTGTGAAAAAGGCGGCATTGTGGTTGAAGAATGTCCAGAACGGTGATGGCGGTTGGGGTGAGACCTGTAAGTCATACGGGAATACATCGCTAAAAGCAATTGGCCAAAGTACGGTGTCTCAGACATCATGGGCTATATTAGGTCTTCTCTGTACCGAAGAAAGAAATTCTGAGTCTGTCGAAAAAGGCATTCAATATTTATTAGACAATCAAAAAGAAGATGGTACATGGGATGAAGAAGAGTTTACAGGAACCGGATTCCCAAAGGTTTTTTACCTGAGATATCATATGTATAGGTGTTATTTTCCTCTTCTCGCACTAGGGAAATATAGAAATATGGTGAAATGA
- a CDS encoding PilZ domain-containing protein has protein sequence MPSLYPCEVKIKGKNFNALVNTVIINVSGGGAGLEIIGVRYQSDIRVDEEILLEIDTGASERMKIRARIKWAELSGLKNSMGVEFTEQRDIEKILHVV, from the coding sequence TTGCCGTCACTCTATCCGTGCGAGGTTAAGATCAAGGGTAAGAATTTTAACGCACTCGTGAATACGGTTATAATAAATGTGTCCGGTGGCGGGGCAGGTTTGGAGATAATTGGGGTAAGATACCAATCTGATATTAGGGTTGACGAAGAAATCTTACTTGAAATTGACACCGGAGCATCAGAGAGGATGAAAATCAGGGCCAGAATAAAGTGGGCTGAGTTGTCTGGATTGAAAAATTCAATGGGAGTTGAGTTCACCGAGCAGAGAGACATAGAAAAGATTCTACACGTTGTTTAG
- a CDS encoding peptidylprolyl isomerase, translating into MMKKASARHILVDSKEKCEEIKTQIESGGDFADLANEQSQCPSGKQGGDLGEFSPGQMVPEFDQVVFKEEVNKVHGPVQTQFGYHLIEITSRSE; encoded by the coding sequence ATCATGAAAAAAGCATCGGCACGTCATATCCTGGTTGATTCAAAGGAGAAATGTGAAGAGATAAAAACCCAGATTGAAAGCGGTGGCGACTTTGCAGATTTAGCAAATGAGCAGTCTCAATGTCCTTCTGGAAAACAGGGGGGAGATTTGGGAGAATTCTCACCCGGTCAAATGGTACCGGAATTTGACCAGGTAGTATTCAAAGAGGAAGTTAACAAAGTGCATGGCCCCGTTCAAACACAATTTGGGTACCATCTTATTGAGATTACAAGTAGAAGTGAGTGA
- a CDS encoding CooT family nickel-binding protein codes for MCQMSVMVDKEGQEELVMESVTQLEVVEEGIKVSTFFEEPKLVSGVAVKTIDFLAGKLILQAKEKV; via the coding sequence ATGTGTCAGATGAGCGTTATGGTGGATAAGGAGGGGCAGGAGGAGTTAGTAATGGAAAGCGTTACGCAGCTGGAAGTGGTTGAGGAGGGGATCAAGGTGAGTACGTTTTTCGAAGAACCGAAGCTTGTTTCAGGGGTTGCGGTGAAGACGATTGATTTTCTTGCTGGTAAGTTGATACTTCAAGCAAAAGAGAAAGTCTAG
- the nfo gene encoding deoxyribonuclease IV has protein sequence MMKRIGAHVSSGGGVENAPLNAKEIGARAFALFTKNQRQWKAKPLTNENIEKFRQNCEDAGFLPEQILPHDSYLINLGHPEKEGLEKSRDSFIEEMRRCEQLGLLMLNFHPGSHLKKISVDACLKRIAESINIALDMTRGVTAVIENTAGQGTNIGFKFEHLAAIIDEVEDKKRVGVCLDTCHTFAAGYDIRTMDTFKATMDEFERVVGLKYLRGMHLNDSKSDLGSHVDRHHSIGKGKLGVDPFRFIMNDSRFEEIPMVLETIDSTIWAEEIKLLYSLID, from the coding sequence ATGATGAAAAGGATTGGAGCCCATGTTAGTTCAGGGGGTGGTGTCGAGAATGCCCCTTTGAATGCAAAAGAGATAGGGGCCAGGGCGTTTGCCCTTTTTACGAAAAATCAGAGACAGTGGAAAGCGAAACCTCTCACGAATGAAAATATCGAGAAGTTCAGACAAAATTGTGAGGATGCCGGCTTTCTTCCGGAACAGATCCTCCCTCATGACAGTTACTTGATAAACCTTGGGCATCCGGAAAAAGAGGGGTTAGAGAAATCAAGGGATTCCTTTATTGAGGAGATGCGGCGTTGTGAACAGCTGGGGCTCTTAATGCTTAATTTTCATCCTGGCAGCCATCTTAAGAAGATTTCAGTGGATGCATGTTTAAAACGGATTGCTGAGTCCATTAACATTGCGCTGGACATGACCAGGGGAGTTACGGCCGTGATTGAAAATACAGCGGGACAGGGTACCAACATTGGGTTTAAATTTGAACATCTGGCCGCTATTATCGATGAAGTTGAAGACAAAAAGAGAGTCGGAGTCTGCCTTGATACATGCCATACTTTTGCTGCCGGTTACGATATTCGAACAATGGATACTTTTAAGGCCACAATGGATGAATTTGAAAGAGTTGTTGGCCTGAAATATCTAAGGGGCATGCACCTCAATGACTCCAAGTCTGATCTGGGGAGCCACGTAGACCGTCATCACAGCATCGGAAAGGGGAAGCTGGGAGTCGACCCTTTTCGGTTTATCATGAATGATAGCCGCTTTGAAGAGATTCCCATGGTATTGGAGACAATTGATTCTACCATCTGGGCTGAGGAGATAAAGCTGCTTTATAGCCTCATTGATTGA